The Manis javanica isolate MJ-LG chromosome 2, MJ_LKY, whole genome shotgun sequence genome contains a region encoding:
- the ACTL7A gene encoding actin-like protein 7A, translated as MALDGMGAPQVVTTGEEPAERVGGQASLQTQGLQTASLQDGPAKQAVWVRRSPSGPQEPTESTVVRALSKPATKAVVVDIGTGYCKCGFAGLPKPTHNISSTVGKPYMETAKTGDNRKETFVGKELVNPGVRLKLINPLRHGIIVDWDSVQDIWDYLFHHEMKIAPEEHAVLVSDPPLSPYTNREKYAEMLFETFSTPAMHIAYQSRLSMYSYGRTSGLVVEVGHGVSYVVPIYEGYPLPSITGRLDYAGSDLTAYLMGLMNSLGKHFTEDQMDIVEDIKKKCCFVALDPTEEKKLPPTEHTILYTLPDGQELHLCQERFLCSEMFFKPSLIKSMQLGLHTQTMSCLNKCDIALKRDLMGNILLCGGSTMLSGFPDRLQKELSSMCPNDTPQVNVLPERDTAVWTGGSILASLQGFQPLWVQRFEYEEYGPFFLYRRCF; from the coding sequence ATGGCTCTTGACGGCATGGGGGCCCCACAGGTGGTGACCACAGGGGAGGAGCCTGCCGAGAGAGTGGGTGGACAGGCCTCCCTGCAGACACAGGGCCTCCAGACTGCCTCCTTACAGGATGGCCCAGCTAAGCAGGCCGTGTGGGTCCGCCGCAGCCCCTCAGGGCCACAAGAACCTACTGAGTCAACAGTTGTCAGGGCGCTGTCCAAGCCAGCAACCAAAGCAGTGGTTGTAGATATTGGCACAGGCTACTGTAAATGTGGCTTTGCGGGGCTCCCAAAGCCTACCCATAATATCTCATCAACAGTGGGCAAGCCGTACATGGAGACCGCCAAAACTGGGGACAATCGCAAGGAGACATTTGTGGGGAAGGAGCTTGTCAATCCAGGGGTTCGTCTCAAACTAATTAATCCTCTGCGACATGGCATCATCGTGGACTGGGATTCAGTGCAGGATATCTGGGACTATCTCTTCCACCACGAGATGAAGATCGCCCCAGAGGAGCACGCAGTGCTGGTCTCAGACCCACCCCTGAGCCCATACACCAACAGAGAGAAGTATGCTGAAATGCTGTTTGAAACCTTTAGCACTCCTGCAATGCACATCGCCTACCAGTCCCGCCTGTCCATGTACTCCTACGGACGGACCTCTGGCCTGGTGGTGGAGGTTGGCCACGGCGTGTCCTATGTAGTCCCCATCTACGAGGGCTATCCTTTGCCCAGCATCACCGGACGGCTGGACTATGCGGGATCTGACCTGACAGCCTACTTGATGGGCCTGATGAACAGTTTGGGGAAACACTTCACAGAGGACCAGATGGACATTGTGGAGGACATCAAGAAGAAATGCTGCTTTGTGGCCCTGGACCCCACTGAGGAGAAGAAACTCCCACCTACTGAGCATACAATCCTGTACACTCTGCCGGATGGGCAGGAGCTACATCTATGCCAGGAAAGGTTCCTCTGCTCAGAGATGTTTTTCAAGCCTTCTCTGATCAAATCCATGCAGCTGGGGCTCCACACTCAGACGATGTCCTGCCTTAACAAGTGCGACATCGCCCTCAAACGGGACCTCATGGGGAACATCCTGCTCTGCGGAGGCAGCACTATGCTAAGTGGTTTCCCTGACCGTCTGCAGAAGGAACTGAGCAGCATGTGTCCCAATGACACCCCCCAGGTAAACGTGTTGCCAGAAAGAGACACTGCCGTGTGGACAGGTGGCTCCATCCTGGCATCACTTCAGGGCTTCCAACCACTGTGGGTCCAACGCTTTGAGTACGAGGAATATGGGCCTTTCTTCCTCTACAGAAGGTGCTTTTGA
- the ACTL7B gene encoding actin-like protein 7B, with translation MGMRDNLSPVPMSMTQDDPGESGTLPGPNAGIQDTGSAAQLKLKPRKVCKIKALVIDLGSQYCKCGYAGEPRPTYFVSSTVGKCCSEAADARGTCRETYMGHELFHVEAPLKLINPLQHGIVVDWDCVQNIWEYIFHMAMKILPEEHAVLVSDPPLSPSSNREKYAELIFETFGIPAMHVTSQSLLSVYSYGKTSGLVVESGHGVSHVVPISKGDMLPGLTSRADYAGCDLTNYLLQLLNEAGHKFTDDHLHIVEHIKKKCCYSALMPEEESGLAVEELRVDYELPHGKLITISQECFQCAEMLFKPTLVGSSQPSLPAFTAACLDHCQEAGFEEEMAANMLLCGGCTMLDGFPERSQRELSLLCPGDSPAVVAVPERKTSVWTGGSILASLQAFQQLWVSREEFEERGSAAIYSKC, from the coding sequence ATGGGGATGAGGGATAATCTGAGCCCTGTGCCCATGAGCATGACGCAGGATGACCCTGGAGAGTCAGGAACATTGCCAGGTCCTAATGCTGGCATTCAGGACACAGGATCGGCTGCTCAGCTGAAGCTGAAGCCCAGGAAGGTGTGCAAGATCAAGGCCCTTGTCATCGATCTGGGCTCCCAGTACTGTAAGTGTGGCTATGCTGGAGAGCCGAGGCCCACCTACTTCGTCTCCTCCACTGTGGGCAAGTGCTGCTCTGAGGCAGCTGACGCTCGTGGCACCTGCAGGGAGACCTACATGGGCCACGAGCTGTTCCACGTGGAGGCGCCTCTGAAGCTGATTAACCCACTACAGCACGGCATCGTGGTGGACTGGGACTGTGTCCAGAACATCTGGGAGTACATCTTCCACATGGCCATGAAGATCCTTCCTGAGGAGCATGCTGTGCTGGTCTCCGACCCCCCACTCAGCCCCAGCAGCAACCGGGAGAAGTATGCGGAGCTCATATTTGAGACCTTTGGCATCCCTGCCATGCATGTGACATCCCAGTCGCTGCTCTCTGTCTACTCCTATGGCAAGACCTCAGGGCTGGTGGTGGAGAGCGGGCACGGAGTCTCACACGTCGTGCCCATCTCGAAGGGCGACATGCTGCCAGGCCTGACCAGCCGCGCCGACTATGCCGGGTGCGACCTCACCAACTACCTGCTGCAGCTGCTCAACGAGGCCGGCCACAAGTTCACAGACGATCACCTACACATCGTTGAGCACATCAAGAAGAAGTGCTGCTACTCGGCGCTCATGCCAGAGGAGGAGAGCGGCCTAGCTGTGGAGGAGCTGCGTGTGGACTACGAGCTGCCACATGGCAAGCTCATCACCATCAGCCAGGAGTGCTTCCAGTGCGCCGAGATGCTCTTCAAACCCACCCTGGTGGGCAGCAGCCAGCCCAGCCTCCCCGCGTTCACGGCTGCCTGCCTGGACCACTGCCAGGAGGCGGGCTTCGAGGAGGAGATGGCTGCCAACATGCTGCTCTGTGGTGGCTGCACCATGCTGGACGGCTTCCCCGAGCGCTCCCAGAGGGAGCTGAGCCTCCTCTGCCCCGGGGACAGCCCTGCAGTGGTGGCTGTGCCTGAGAGGAAGACCTCCGTGTGGACCGGCGGCTCCATCCTGGCCTCACTGCAGGCCTTCCAGCAGCTCTGGGTCAGCAGGGAGGAGTTTGAGGAGCGGGGCAGCGCAGCCATCTACAGCAAGTGCTGA